The region GATGAGATAACCGGGTCTGATTCAGACGACGCCCCTCAGGAAGGTGAGAGCTATTGGTATTATTTTGAGAGTGACGGCACACCGGCCTATCTTAAGACACCGGCTTCCAGCATGAGCGCCGCCACCACGAAGGTCAGCGGAGAGACCCTTCCAAGCTTTTCATGCAATTACGAGTATGAGCTGTAAACTGTGAGATTATTTGCCTGGATAGATAAAATTAAGTAATTCTTACACAATTTTTCCCCTTTCTCATCCTGTTATTTCCTTTCATTTTCTGATAAAATGATACTATAAGGAGGTGGAGGATATGACCAGACAAAGGATATTGACAGGATGGGCCATAGGACTGCTGATGGGGGTGATGACTGCCGGCACTGCTTTTGGTGCGGAGTCCGGATGGAAGACAGAAGACGGAGTCCTTAAGTTCGTGGACAGCAAGGGAAACTATGTGACCAATGAATGGAGGATACGGGACGGAAAATCATACTTCCTGGGCAGCGACGGGGAGATTGAGAAGAGCACCTGGATAGAGAATACATACTATGTGGATGACAAGGGAGTCATGGTGAAGAATTCCTGGGTCCACACAGACGGCAAGGACGGCCTGAAGGAAGAAGGCTGGTATTTCCTGGGCAAGAACGGCAAGACAGAGGAAGGCTGGAAAAATGTAGGAGACGGCCGATACAACTTTGACAGCGACGGTAAGATGCGCACAGGCTGGTTCTACGAGGGCGATAATATCTACTACCTGGGCGGCAAGGACGACGGGGCCATGAAACGGGGCTGGGTATGCCTGGAATTTGACGAGGATAATCTTCCTGAGATTGGGGACATCTCCAGGGAATATAAGAAGGCAGATGAGAATTCCCGGTGGTTTTTCTTCCAGAATAACGGCAAGGCCAAGCGCTCTCTATCCGGTAATTATGACCAGGAGACCATTCACGGAGAAAAATATTATTTTGACCAGAACGGAGCCATGCTGACGGGCTGGCATGCGGTGAAGGAGAAAGTGGACAGCGACGATGCCACAGGCATCAGCCGTTTCGTGTATTTGGGCGGTAAGGACGACGGAGCCATTGCAAAGGGACAGTGGAAGCAGCTCTCTGAACATCCTGGTGATTCCGACGACGGGGCAGCCATCTCCAAGAAGGGGGACGAGGAGCTTCCAAAGGAAGGGGATAAGGAGTGGTATTACTTTGAGAACAACGGCACTCCCGCATACCTTAAGACAGGCATCTCCACCATGAATGCAGCCACGGTCCGGGTGGACGGCGAGAATTATTTTGTGAACCAGTATGGATGCAGAAAGAACGGTCTGGTTAAGATTGTATCCGGCGGACGTGTGATGGTGGGGTATTTCGGAGAGAAGGGGTCTGACGGCAGGATGCTCACCGGCAGGAATACAGGCATTGTTGACGACGACGGCAAGCGCTGCACCTTCTATTTCAACACTTCCGGCTCTAACAAGGGAGCTGGCTTCAGCGGAGAAAAGGATGGATTCCTGTACTACAACGGGCTGCTGGTGACAGCGGACGGGGACTCCCGGTACGAGGTCTATAAGGTGGATGGCAAATATTATCTGGTCAACGGATCAGGTAAGGTACAGACCAATGAGAAGGCCTATAAGAGCGATGGGGATTATGTCTATTTGGTTGAGGACAGGGAAGTTTACTATACGGATGACAGTGGGAAGAAGACGAAGAAGGCAGACAGCGGCGCCACGCTTCCGGATTTTACATGTGATCAGGTATATGAGCTTTGATGCTGCATAAGCTTTTAAAAGGGACAGCTCCCGCCATGCTGGCGGAAGGGCCGTCCCTTTTAGGTGCGCCCGGCGGGCGCACGTTCTAACGGGTGAAAGTCCCTGACCCGCCCGGCAGTGGGAAGGGTGCAGCCAATGGCAAGGGCGTCATCGTGAGGTGGGGTCTGAAGGAAGCCGGAGGCAAACCACTGGCCTGTAAAAGTTGTCCGGATAGGCTGTGAAGCGTGGATGAGGTTGCCTAACAAACTAAAGTCCAATAACTGCACGGAACGCCAGCAGTAAACGGGGCAGGTATAAGTGGGAAAGAACGTGTGAGTACCCGGGGAGGTCTCACGGACGTGAAAGTGGCGATAAAACATTCGCTGTCACGGAGTAAAGCTTGCCGTGAGAAGTCAGCAGAGGTCATAGTACCGGGCGGTCGCAAACGCACCGGGAAGGACTGAACAGTAGGAGGTGTCGTTACCAAATGGAAACCGGACATGGAATTAAGTACAGACAACTTCATATTGAGGACTACCTGCGAGAGATACCTGCGGAACAGGGAAGGGAAACAGGAGAGTACGCCCATGAAAGGATTACCGGGAACCCCGACACCAACACGGACTTTCGGACGGACAACCTGCTAGATACGATTCTTAGAAGCGACAATCTAAATGCCGCCTATAAGAAGGTCAAAACGAACAAAGGCGTTGGTGGGATTGACGGAATGCAGGTGGATGAACTTCTACCCTACCTGAGAGAACACCAGTCCGAATTGGTCGAGCAGGTGAGGGAAGGCAAATACAAGCCAAACCCAGTCCGAAGGGTAGAAATACCCAAAGAGGAGAAAGGAAAAACAAGGAAACTGGGGATACCCACAGTGGTAGACAGGGTAATCCAACAGGCAATCGCACAGGAACTGACGCCCTTATATGAAGAACAGTTCTCTGACAACAGCATCGGATTCCGTCCCGGCAGAGGGGCGCATGACGCACTGGAAAGATGTAGGAAATATATCAACGAAGGATATGTCTACGTGGTCAGCATGGATTTACAATCCTACTTTGACACGGTGAACCACAGCAAGCTGATAGAGGTGCTGTCGAGGACGGTGAAGGACGGGAGGGTAATCTCGCTGATACACAAGTACCTGAAAGCCGGAGTAATGGAGGACGGAGGATTTCACGCAACGACCGAGGGCGTGCCGCAGGGAGGCCCGCTAAGTCCCTTATGTGGAAATGTCATGCTGAATGAGTTGGACAAGGAACTGGAGCGCAGGGGACACAAGTATGTGAGGTATGCGGATGACTGCCTGATTCTGTGCAAAAGCAGGAAAAGCGCAGAGAGGACAATGGAAAACATTGTGCCATTCATCACAGGAAAAGTGTTTCTGAAAGTCAATCTTCAGAAAACGACAGTGAGCCACGTCAGCAAGATAAAATACCTGGGCTACGGCTTTTACCGGCATAAAGGGAAATGCCGCATGAGGATACACCCGAAGTCGGTGGCAAAAATGAAGAACCGGATACGGGAGCTGACAACCAGAGGGAACAAATGGAGCAATCAGGAGAGGGAAGAAAAACGCCGAAGCTATGCAAGGGGATGGATTAACTATTATCGATATGCAGACATGAAAAGCCTGATGGAACAGACGGATGAGTGGCTGCGCCACAGAATCCGAGCGGTGTACTGGAAACAATGGAAGAAGGTACGCACAAGATATAAAATGTTGCGGGCGTTACATTTACCAGAGTGGAAGGTGCATGAGATGGCGAACTGCCGAAAGGGAGTGTGGAGAGCGGCGGGAATGCTCAACTCGGCACTCACCAAAAGAATCATAGTGGACAGACTTGGTTATCCCGATATGACTGCCCACTATCTGAAAGTCCGAGTAAACTATTGAACCGCGTAGTACCGAACGGTACGCTACGTGGTGTGGAAGGGGAGGTTAAAATCTCCCCTATCCGATGTTGTTGTTGAAAAAAGAAATACGGTCTGATATACTGAAATGGCGGGACGTATCTTGTATACAGTATAAAGATAGAGCCGGAGTTTTAAACCCGAAAAAGCCTTATAAAATGAGGAGACCCCGATTGTATAACAACCGGGGTAATTATGAAAAATCTATGTGCAATTTTACTATTTATCATTTGTGTAAGCAATTTGTTCTTATGAAAATAGTATAAAAAATAAATGTGAACGAAGTGTGAATTTGTTGTAAACAGATTATGAAACATTATATATTACCATAGATGCAGAATCGAAGGAGAGAAAATGGAGCAGGAATTAAAAAGAAAGACAACGGTCATCGGCCACAGGAATCCTGATACGGATTCCATCTGTTCGGCTATCTGTTATGCCAACCTAAAACGGGCCATTACAGGGGATGCGTATATTCCGGCCAGGGCAGGCCATGTGAATGGGGAGACCAGGTTTGTCCTGGACTACTTCGGCATGGAGGAGCCTAAGCTGGTGGAGGATGTGAGGACCCAGGTAAAGGACATTGAAATCCGCAAGACCAGGGGAGTTGCGGATAACATTTCCTTAAAAAGGGCATGGAACATCATGCAGGAAAACAATGTGGTGACCATTCCTTCCGTCAGGCCCGACGGTACCCTGGAAGGGCTTATCACGGTGGGCGATATTACAAAGACCTATATGAATATTTATGACAGCAGCATTCTGTCCAAGGCCCATACCCAGTATTCCAATATCATTGAAACACTGGAAGCCGATATTGTGGTGGGAAATGCGGACGCCTATTTTGACAAGGGAAAGGTGCTGATTGCAGCCGCCAATCCGGACCTGATGGAATTTTACATTGAACCCCACGACCTGGTCATACTGGGCAACCGTTATGAGTCCCAGCTCTGTGCCATTGAGATGGGAGCTGACTGCATCATTGTGTGTGAGGGCGCAGGCGTGTCCATGACCATCAAGAAGATTGCCCAGGACAGGGGATGCACGGTCATTGCCACCACCTACGACACATATACGGCGGCCCGTCTCATTAACCAGAGCATGCCCATCAGCTATTTCATGACCAGGGAGCATCTGATTACCTTTAACAGCGATGATTATACGGATGAAATCCGGGAGGTCATGGCCAGCAAGAGGCACCGGGATTTCCCTATACTGGACAAGGAGGGAAGGTATCTGGGAATGATTTCACGCCGGAATCTGTTGGGCGCCAGGGGCAAGCAGGTAATTCTGGTGGACCACAACGAGAAGAGCCAGGCCGTGGCAGGTATCGAGAGCGCTGAAATCATGGAAATCATCGACCATCACAGGTTGGGAACGGTCCAGACCATGGCTCCTGTGTTCTTCCGCAACCAGCCCCTGGGCTGTACGGCCACCATTATTTACCAGATGTACCTGGAAAATAAGGTGGAGATTGAGCCGAAGATTGCCGGGCTGCTGTGCAGCGCCATTGTGTCGGATACCCTGTTGTTCCGGTCCCCCACCTGCACACCGGTGGATGAGATGGCTGCCAGGTCCCTGGCAGCCATAGCCGGCCTGGATATAGAGAAGTACGCCATGGAAATGTTCGGGGCGGGAAGTAATTTAAAGGATAAGTCCGACGAGGAGATTTTCTACCAGGATTTTAAGAAGTTTTCTGTAGGCAAGGCGCTGATTGGCGTGGGACAGATTACGTCGTTAAATGATATAGAGCTGGATACCCTGAAGGAGAAGATGCTGGGATATATGGAAAAGGCCAAGGAGAGCAACAGCCTGGATATGGTATTTTTCATGCTGACCAACATACTGAAGGAATCCACGGACCTGATTTGTTATGGACAGGGCGCGGTGCAGCTGGCAGCCAAGGCGTTTCACCTGGATATGGAGGAAGCCGCGGAAAAGCCGGAACCGGTGCTGAGCCTGCCGGGAGTGGTATCCCGTAAAAAACAGCTGATTCCGGAGCTGATGCTGGCGGAGCAGGATTAGAACAGAGGCCCGGTATGGGCAGGAGGATTAAGATATGTCAAAGGAATACTGGAAACCAGGCAACATGCTCTATCCGGTGCCGGCTGTTATGGTCAGCTGCGGCAGGGAGGGAGAGACACCCGACATCATTACAGTGGCCTGGGCAGGCACCATTTGCTCGGATCCCGCCATGGTGTCCATATCCGTGCGCAAGGAGCGTTTCTCCCACAGCATCATCAGGGACACAGGAGAATTTGTCATTAATCTGGTGAATAAGCGGCTGGTCCGGGCCACGGATTACTGCGGCGTCAAATCCGGCAGGGACGTGGATAAGTTTAAGGAGACAAGGCTGACCCCGCAGGCATCCAGGTATGTGAAGGCGCCGGGGGTTGAGGAAAGCCCGGTGAACATTGAGTGCAAGGTGGTGGAAGTGAAGGAGCTGGGAAGCCATGATATGTTCATTGCCAAGGTGATGGGAGTGACCATTGACAACCGGTATATGGACGGCAGGGGAAAGTTTAACCTCAATATGTCCGGACTTGTGAGCTATTCCCACGGAGAGTATTTTGAGCTGGGAAAGAAGCTGGGAAGCTTTGGGTATTCGGTGAAGAAACCGGTTAAAAGGCAGAATGATAAGAACAGGACTTCAAGGAGGAAAAAAGCGTGAAACCGAACATTACCATGATAGGCATGCCGTCGTCGGGCAAGAGCACCATTGGGGTACTGCTGGCCAAGAGGCTGGGATTTTCCTTTGTGGACGTGGATATCGTGATACAGGAAAAGGAGGGCAGGCTTCTAAAGGAAATTATTGCACAGGAGGGCATGGACGGATTCCTTAAAGTGGAGGAGAGAATCAATGCCGAACTGGATGTGGCTCTTTCTGTCATTGCTCCCGGCGGAAGCGTCATATATGGTGAGAAGGCCATGGAGCACCTGAAGGAAATCAGCGAAGTGGTCTATCTGAAGATGAGCTATGAAGAGATGGAAAAGCGCATTGGCAATGTGGTGGACAGGGGCGTGGCCCTAAAACCGGGATTTACCCTTCGGGACCTTTACAATGAGCGTGTGCCTTATTATGAGAAATACGCGGACATCACCATTGATGAGGAGGGAAAGACTCCGGGAGACACGGTGGATGCGCTGAGGGACATCATTGAGGGAATGATGGACCGCAATATGATTGAGCGCATAGTGGAGGAACAGAAGAAGATTCTGGAGGAAAAGGACCGCAAGATAGAAGCTTACGAAGCTGAGATTGCAGCCCTTAAGGAGGAGCTTGCGCTTCTCAGGATGGCTGAAACCGTATAGCGGCTGGCAGCTGTATTGAAAAAAGGTTCTTTCTGCTCTT is a window of Enterocloster clostridioformis DNA encoding:
- a CDS encoding N-acetylmuramoyl-L-alanine amidase family protein, coding for MTRQRILTGWAIGLLMGVMTAGTAFGAESGWKTEDGVLKFVDSKGNYVTNEWRIRDGKSYFLGSDGEIEKSTWIENTYYVDDKGVMVKNSWVHTDGKDGLKEEGWYFLGKNGKTEEGWKNVGDGRYNFDSDGKMRTGWFYEGDNIYYLGGKDDGAMKRGWVCLEFDEDNLPEIGDISREYKKADENSRWFFFQNNGKAKRSLSGNYDQETIHGEKYYFDQNGAMLTGWHAVKEKVDSDDATGISRFVYLGGKDDGAIAKGQWKQLSEHPGDSDDGAAISKKGDEELPKEGDKEWYYFENNGTPAYLKTGISTMNAATVRVDGENYFVNQYGCRKNGLVKIVSGGRVMVGYFGEKGSDGRMLTGRNTGIVDDDGKRCTFYFNTSGSNKGAGFSGEKDGFLYYNGLLVTADGDSRYEVYKVDGKYYLVNGSGKVQTNEKAYKSDGDYVYLVEDREVYYTDDSGKKTKKADSGATLPDFTCDQVYEL
- the ltrA gene encoding group II intron reverse transcriptase/maturase; translation: METGHGIKYRQLHIEDYLREIPAEQGRETGEYAHERITGNPDTNTDFRTDNLLDTILRSDNLNAAYKKVKTNKGVGGIDGMQVDELLPYLREHQSELVEQVREGKYKPNPVRRVEIPKEEKGKTRKLGIPTVVDRVIQQAIAQELTPLYEEQFSDNSIGFRPGRGAHDALERCRKYINEGYVYVVSMDLQSYFDTVNHSKLIEVLSRTVKDGRVISLIHKYLKAGVMEDGGFHATTEGVPQGGPLSPLCGNVMLNELDKELERRGHKYVRYADDCLILCKSRKSAERTMENIVPFITGKVFLKVNLQKTTVSHVSKIKYLGYGFYRHKGKCRMRIHPKSVAKMKNRIRELTTRGNKWSNQEREEKRRSYARGWINYYRYADMKSLMEQTDEWLRHRIRAVYWKQWKKVRTRYKMLRALHLPEWKVHEMANCRKGVWRAAGMLNSALTKRIIVDRLGYPDMTAHYLKVRVNY
- a CDS encoding putative manganese-dependent inorganic diphosphatase → MEQELKRKTTVIGHRNPDTDSICSAICYANLKRAITGDAYIPARAGHVNGETRFVLDYFGMEEPKLVEDVRTQVKDIEIRKTRGVADNISLKRAWNIMQENNVVTIPSVRPDGTLEGLITVGDITKTYMNIYDSSILSKAHTQYSNIIETLEADIVVGNADAYFDKGKVLIAAANPDLMEFYIEPHDLVILGNRYESQLCAIEMGADCIIVCEGAGVSMTIKKIAQDRGCTVIATTYDTYTAARLINQSMPISYFMTREHLITFNSDDYTDEIREVMASKRHRDFPILDKEGRYLGMISRRNLLGARGKQVILVDHNEKSQAVAGIESAEIMEIIDHHRLGTVQTMAPVFFRNQPLGCTATIIYQMYLENKVEIEPKIAGLLCSAIVSDTLLFRSPTCTPVDEMAARSLAAIAGLDIEKYAMEMFGAGSNLKDKSDEEIFYQDFKKFSVGKALIGVGQITSLNDIELDTLKEKMLGYMEKAKESNSLDMVFFMLTNILKESTDLICYGQGAVQLAAKAFHLDMEEAAEKPEPVLSLPGVVSRKKQLIPELMLAEQD
- a CDS encoding flavin reductase family protein; translation: MSKEYWKPGNMLYPVPAVMVSCGREGETPDIITVAWAGTICSDPAMVSISVRKERFSHSIIRDTGEFVINLVNKRLVRATDYCGVKSGRDVDKFKETRLTPQASRYVKAPGVEESPVNIECKVVEVKELGSHDMFIAKVMGVTIDNRYMDGRGKFNLNMSGLVSYSHGEYFELGKKLGSFGYSVKKPVKRQNDKNRTSRRKKA
- a CDS encoding shikimate kinase, whose amino-acid sequence is MKPNITMIGMPSSGKSTIGVLLAKRLGFSFVDVDIVIQEKEGRLLKEIIAQEGMDGFLKVEERINAELDVALSVIAPGGSVIYGEKAMEHLKEISEVVYLKMSYEEMEKRIGNVVDRGVALKPGFTLRDLYNERVPYYEKYADITIDEEGKTPGDTVDALRDIIEGMMDRNMIERIVEEQKKILEEKDRKIEAYEAEIAALKEELALLRMAETV